Proteins found in one Oncorhynchus mykiss isolate Arlee chromosome 17, USDA_OmykA_1.1, whole genome shotgun sequence genomic segment:
- the LOC110487282 gene encoding tartrate-resistant acid phosphatase type 5, with protein sequence MALHLFTLLLTALPVVHCLPTAFQDLEQSSKNQTSIRFLALGDWGGVPYPPYITPVEKATAWEMGKIAEQMGADFVLALGDNFYYSGVNSADSPRFQDTFERVYTADSLNIPWYILAGNHDHAGNVKAQIDYSRKSDRWRFPHYYYELNFRIPNTKRTLSIMMLDTVMLCGNSDDYDDEKPRGPLSTIEANRQLTWLQKRMAQSKADFLLVAGHYPVWSVSEHGPTECLLKRLRPLLVKHKATAYFCGHDHNLQYLKESGVGYVVSGAGNFLDPDTRHWHHVPKDTLKFFTGQASTLGGFVHGEVTKNKMTLTFIQAKGTSLYRTVLPRRDIDNDQNGSDDKD encoded by the exons ATGGCCCTTCACCTGTTCACCCTCCTGCTGACTGCCCTCCCTGTGGTCCACTGCCTCCCCACTGCCTTCCAGGACCTGGAGCAAAGCAGTA AGAACCAAACGTCCATCCGGTTCCTGGCTCTGGGGGACTGGGGCGGGGTGCCCTACCCTCCCTACATCACACCGGTGGAGAAGGCTACAGCCTGGGAGATGGGCAAGATAGCAGAGCAGATGGGCGCAGACTTTGTTCTTGCCCTGGGTGATAACTTCTACTACTCTGGAGTGAACAGTGCAGATTCCCCAAGATTCCAG GATACCTTTGAGCGCGTGTACACGGCTGACTCTCTCAACATTCCCTGGTACATCCTGGCTGGAAACCACGACCACGCGGGCAACGTCAAGGCTCAGATCGACTACAGCCGCAAGTCTGACAGATG GCGGTTCCCTCACTACTACTACGAGCTGAACTTCCGTATCCCCAACACGAAGCGCACTCTGAGCATCATGATGCTGGATACAGTGATGCTGTGTGGTAACTCTGACGACTACGATGATGAGAAGCCTCGCGGACCCCTCAGCACCATTGAGGCCAACCGACAG CTGACCTGGCTGCAAAAGAGGATGGCCCAGTCCAAGGCTGACTTCCTGCTTGTGGCTGGTCACTACCCGGTGTGGTCAGTGTCCGAGCACGGCCCCACAGAGTGCCTCCTGAAGAGACTACGCCCCCTTCTGGTCAAGCACAAGGCCACTGCATACTTCTGTGGTCATGATCACAACCTGCAG TACCTGAAGGAGTCTGGTGTGGGCTATGTTGTGAGCGGTGCCGGTAACTTCCTGGACCCAGACACGCGTCACTGGCACCATGTCCCCAAAGACACCCTCAAGTTTTTTACAGGCCAGGCCTCTACCCTGGGAGGCTTTGTCCACGGAGAG GTAACCAAGAACAAGATGACCCTCACCTTCATCCAGGCTAAAGGGACGTCTCTGTACCGCACTGTCTTGCCACGCAGGGACATCGACAATGACCAAAATGGCAGCGACGACAAGGATTAG